Below is a window of Paenibacillus bovis DNA.
CAACGCAGCAAAGAAATTTCCCATGCTATGGAGATTACTTCCGAACGCATCGAAAAAATTCTGAGTGGCGAATTTGAAGCCCGTTTCCCAAAACGTGACGGTATCGACTTCTATCATCGTTACAAGGAAGATATCGCGCTGTTTGCCGAGCTTGGGTTTAAAGTATTCCGTATGTCCCTTCACTGGTCACGTATTTTCCCGAACGGTTATGATGAGCAGCCCAATGAAGAAGGTTTGCAATTCTATGATGATGTATTTGACGAGCTGCTCAAGCACGGTATCCAGCCGCTGGTCACTTTATCCCATTATGAGACTCCACTGGGCCTTACCCAAAAGTATAATGGCTGGGTAAGCCGCGAAGTTGTTGAACACTACACCCGTTATGCGGAGACCGTATTCAGACGCTACAAAGATAAAGTGAAGTACTGGCTGACGTTCAATGAGATCAATGTAATTACCATAAGTGCATTTACCGGCGGTGGTGTTGTTGTTGACCGACTGGACAATAAACTGCAGGGGATGTATCAAGCGCTGCATCACCAGTTTGTAGCCAGCTCGATCGCGACCAAACTGTGCCACGAAATTATTCCGGATGCCAAAATCGGATGTATGCTCGCCCGGATGGAAACGTATCCAAACAGCTGTAACCCTGAAGATATCCGCAAGGCACAGCTGGCGAATCAGATGAACCTGTTCTTTACCGATGTTCACGCACGCGGCGAATATCCAAAGTTCATGGACCGTTATTTTGAAGAAAATAATATTGTCCTGCACAAAGAAGATGGCGATGATGAGCTCCTGAAACAATACACCGTCGACTATATCTCCTTTAGCTATTACATGAGTATCACTGTCGCCGAGAACCCGGAAGGCGGCAACGAAGCGGCCGGTAATCTGGTGGCTGGCAGTGTAATGAACCCTTATCTGGAAACATCGGACTGGGGCTGGCAAATCGACCCGATCGGTCTGCGTGTCACACTGAATGCCATGTATGATCGTTATCAGAAACCGCTGTTTATCGTGGAAAACGGTCTGGGTGCTTATGATAAAGTCGAAGCAGACGGCTCTGTGCATGATCCTTATCGTATCGACTATCTGCGCAAGCATATCGAACAGATGAAAGAAGCGATCAAAGACGGTGTCGATCTGATGGGCTATACCGCCTGGGGACCAATTGATCTGGTGAGCATGTCCACCTCCGAAATGTCCAAGCGTTACGGATTCATTTATGTGGATCAGGACGATGACGGTAATGGTACATTGGCTCGTTCACGCAAAGATTCCTTTGCATGGTACAAGCAAGTTATCGCCAGCAATGGCGAGCAGCTGTAAACTAATACTCCCGACATTCATACTCTACTATCCAAAAAGAAGCCGCCCCGATGGAATCGGAAGCGGCTTCTTTTTTTGATATGCAAGTCGATAGGAAGAGCTTGTATGATACTGCACGCGAAAAACGCAGTTCAGGTAAACCCCTTCTTTTATTCGTATGATGAAGAGGAATAAGCAGCCATACCCTATTTATTGTTCCCGATAAGGGTCCGAAAGCTCACAGCCCATATCTTCCACCTGTGGATTGGTGGATAATCGATCATAGTGGTTAAGCTTGTACTCCAGCACTTCCTGCACATCCTTCAGTCTCCGGATTTCACTACTAATATGTTCATGCTGCTGTCTAAGTATCGTCTTGCGCTGTTCCAGCGTACTCTCTCCTTGGCTAATGAGCGCACGGAATGCTTTCATTTCTTCCAATGTCATTCCGGTCGATTTGAGCCGGGTCATGAAAATAATGCCCTGTACCTGCTCGGCCGTATAAAAACGGTGTCCGTTTGACTTGCGCTCTGCTGGTGGCAGCAGATCAATGCGTTCATAGTAGCGCAGTGTATCTTCACTGAGTCCCGTTAGTTCAGCAGCCTCACGTATGGTCATGGGCATATCCG
It encodes the following:
- a CDS encoding glycoside hydrolase family 1 protein: MSSVIQGFPKNFLWGGATAANQLEGGYNEGGKGLSSADMIAYIPKEQRSKEISHAMEITSERIEKILSGEFEARFPKRDGIDFYHRYKEDIALFAELGFKVFRMSLHWSRIFPNGYDEQPNEEGLQFYDDVFDELLKHGIQPLVTLSHYETPLGLTQKYNGWVSREVVEHYTRYAETVFRRYKDKVKYWLTFNEINVITISAFTGGGVVVDRLDNKLQGMYQALHHQFVASSIATKLCHEIIPDAKIGCMLARMETYPNSCNPEDIRKAQLANQMNLFFTDVHARGEYPKFMDRYFEENNIVLHKEDGDDELLKQYTVDYISFSYYMSITVAENPEGGNEAAGNLVAGSVMNPYLETSDWGWQIDPIGLRVTLNAMYDRYQKPLFIVENGLGAYDKVEADGSVHDPYRIDYLRKHIEQMKEAIKDGVDLMGYTAWGPIDLVSMSTSEMSKRYGFIYVDQDDDGNGTLARSRKDSFAWYKQVIASNGEQL
- a CDS encoding MerR family transcriptional regulator, with translation MIEIPDMPMTIREAAELTGLSEDTLRYYERIDLLPPAERKSNGHRFYTAEQVQGIIFMTRLKSTGMTLEEMKAFRALISQGESTLEQRKTILRQQHEHISSEIRRLKDVQEVLEYKLNHYDRLSTNPQVEDMGCELSDPYREQ